From Solanum lycopersicum chromosome 4, SLM_r2.1:
atcttttttttgtttttgtctaaTATTGCTAAGTGTTTAACTTAGAGTTCCTAAGTAATAACTTTGTAATACATATGACTATTGTGAATCCATTAAGCTTTTGCAAAAAAAttgctaaattatttatatttttcctaattGTATGTAGGTGATGAAATCGATGAAGGTGATGAAAGTAGAAGTGAAAACTTGACATAGGAGCTGAATTGTTGATGTTAGCTTTATTGATATTCTAgaaatcttttattttgaagACCGAAAACTGTATGATGCATGTGTTTCACCTTTTTTTGAATGGTAAAAAggtattttgtatattttgctaTACTGATATTAGAATTGTGGatcttgaattataattttggTAATGAACATTTCTTCTCGTGAATAATTCATGtgtattttatgttataaaattacTGAAATAGCTCAATAATATACTATTTGTGGAAGTGTAcccataatatatatacattgcaATATCTTAATAATAATTGTTGCAGAATGTAATAAGAATCGTTGCAGTACTATGTAATAACCGTTGCAATAGTCATTGATCaacatttttataattgtttaaGTTTGTTGCATTACCCTATAAAACCGTTGCAACAAAATAAAATGCTTTGTTGAAAGGAAAGAACAATTGTAGTCATAGCCTCAAAAGAACTGATGCATAAACCTCTTTTCCCGCGGCTCATAACTCTACCAATACAACACTAACTGTTGGCaagtaaataaagtaaaaaccgTAGCAATTGGTCTATCTTAGCCTATAGTTATAGGAACTGTCACACATAAATGTAACAACAGATCTATTGCTACGCGATCTGTGTTAGAGGTTGCCTTAACCGTCACATTAGACCTATGGCTACGGTAGGATAGTCTATTGCAACGGTAAATGAAATGTGGCAATATATCAAATTTCTAGACTTATAAGGCAATTTAAATACATGTGcattataaagaaaaacttattaaaACATGGTTTTCAACTCTGTGTGTATGCAAGGATACTTGCATACAAATAACTCtgagatgtatataaaaatacataataaactgatgtgaattcataatcataataaaatacaTACTATGATTTCTCTCcaagtctacttgtgcaatgcacgAATGAACTCACATACCCCCAGTCCTACTAAGCAAACCCCTTGAGGAACCATGTAATTATTGTTGTGGGAGTTTCACTAACGACAACCATTACTTAAGAGTTATAGTGATACAACACTTTACCTCACGCTGCGAACACGTCATATAACcggccaaaggtataagacctgaactTCCTAATGGATTCACTAGTATATTGTGAAaaaggttcatctaaaaagtatgacccttttctataCTTGGTGACTACATGATTTATTAGGGCTGGGAATTATTTGAACTCTCTTCTATATCGGTGCTCAACTCCACTCTCAAAATATACTAGCACTTAcgtaaaaaaaaagacatatttcTTATGTGATTTGAGCTTAGTTCtcaaaaacttagctcaaatgctatcttgaaaatctcagtttcctctCTTGTTTCATTTAGAAAGCAATTACtcttttttctaaaaactagCTCGAAGACTCTTTGAAAATAGCAGTCCccattcttatttaaatgtgaaaatattttaaatctttttgggAATACAAAATCCCCATATACttctttaaagaaaaaacttcaaatctAAACTCTTTgcttaaatttgaaaatgaagtcttaaaataagttaaaatatttgtaaaagacttttgaaaaactttatgaactcatcgtgagctagaagttatgatcgtttgaaAATAACCAAAAACTCATTTGAACTTACTTAAAACTTTGAAGGTTTCCTTACACTctccaaaattaattatttccatATCTTACACTTCATTCTAGTTCTTTCTAATTGCAGATGTTACAGTTACCTAGTTTGACTCTACTACcatttaaaagtaaaaagaaaaaaagaaaaaaagacccCGCATTCTAATATTCTACCTCTAGGTTTTTTTTACCATAAATCTCTCCATTGTTTCCACCTTTGTTTATCCCCAATACTTGTTAAGAAATTTCTTTGACTTGTACGATTACAACATCTGACAATTCTTCGTGCAAATTGGGGTATAATATCTAATTTTTCCCTTTCCTACATCTACAACTTCTATGTTTATCAGACTCGGGCGGTTACCATGTCGGGTTCCAGATCTCCGACGTCGACATTCTATGAATTGTTCCAAAAAGACTCTTCTTGAATTCATGGAACTTGATGAATCACTTGTCGGATTGAAGTTCTTAATTGTccattcattcttaattccaaataaccaaaatatattttatttatgtattcatTATTTAGGTATTCATcctaattgtatatgtataataatgtttttatcatattttacttattttgtatTTACAATATCACTTTGTACATCATGtagtttgtatttatatttaattttgtattcatCCTAATATACCAtcaagttttatatttatattttatttcgtaTTCATTTTCAATTCTAAATTACCAAAATAcagtttatatttgtattttattctgcacattttgtattttcaatatcactttgtataccaaataatttgtatttaaatttaattttgtattcattttcaattctaaataaCCAAAATACAATTTACATATGTATTCATTATATACGTATTCATACTATTTGCATTATTAAAATAGATTTGCATTTTGTTTGgctcattttgtatttcaatatcactcacaatttatatttcaattacattttaaaataatgacacacaaaatcatatttaaagaAGTTCATCCGGATACATTTACGATAAAATCGTATTTAAAAAAGTTCAAACAAGTAAGGACAAAAAActaaaggaaatttttttaccttttttgaatattttttctctCGTGATTCTCTTCATTCTATTATTAAAAACTTGTATTCTTTCAAATTAAATGTATACAGTAAGCATTATAACAAaccaaaatattgatattttcaataaatatttgaaaaaatagaaaaattacttggatgaatatttttaataaataattacggATTTTAGggaactttttatttattataatttattgcagTACTGTGTTaatttgcaatatgtattaaaagtgaattatttatgcaatatttatgtattattaccatttttttacatatattatgtttgtttggtaagtAATTGatacattgtattataagtgtattaaaatgtgtaataaatgtattatctattagtaaaacttgtattatatatgaataataaattgttctttataatatatgtattataaatatattaaaagtgataaGTAGAAAAATAAGCAGCAAATATATTATGTAAGTTCCCGTTTGAAAATTTTCTCTAGACTATaactatttttgtaatttgggCTATGGTGTCTATTTGTTATGATTTTGGgcttttaagtcatttttctcTCCGCAACAAATCCCCTTTTACTAAACCAAAAATTGCAGTGtacttttttgttcttctttcatCTCAGCTGCAGCGTGCCCTGCTGCTCCCATGGAAGCTTACAACAACGAAGAGTTCGCAATTGGATGCGCTTTATCCATCAAGACTACTTTAGGTGACGAGTTTGAAGCTCAAGTTATCGCCTATGACAAACCCTCCAACATCCTCGTTCTTCATATCCTTGATTTTTTCTGCAATTTTATctcttaatttgatttttttttctttttggttcttgAGATTTCCTTGACTGTTTGTTTGAAATTACAAGAAGGGGTTTCTGCATCAGGGCCTAAGAGAGACATAAGGCTATTGAAAGCTAACTATATAAAAGAGTTCAGTTTTCTTGGTCAAAACCAAGACCCACTTGATACCAGTAAATGTTATCTTGATCTCAGTAGTCTTCAATCCAGAGAAGATTCTGCTTTAAGGTTCTTGTTAGATTATTCATGAATTTGTAAAGATTTGAGTTGGAATTTAATGGGTGGTGTGTTTGATTAAATTTTGCAGACAAGCAGAGATAGATGCTGAGAGATTTGGAATTGGGGTCACCGCTGAAGCTCAGAATATATTTGATGCTTTGTCTAAAACGTATGTGTCTTCTTATACTTATTGAATCTTAGAAGTAAACAAGTTAAGCTTCTACCTTATTTGCTTTATTTCCCACTTTGGTTTCTTAGTGACTCGAACTACCGATGCCTGCGCTGGAAGTAGAGTATTCTTGCCACTAGAAAAACCTCACTTGTCAAGATGGAATTTTATTCAATGATTGGATTTAATCAACATCAAATGTATTTGGTTCCCTATTATGTAATATGATTACTATTAAATGTCAACCAGGCATGTTCTGGTTCTCTTTATCCAATAGATGGTGCAGAAATAAGAATGTCTACATCCCCTTTGACAAATTCCTATACCTTTACTCCCTTTCCTTTATGCACTCGCCTTGTTGATGCAAAAGATGTGGTATTAGTTCCAAAATACTACGTTCTTACAATGATGAATTGGCTTATTTCTAAGGGGTTGCCTTTGCCAACTTATAGGCAGTCTTTTCTTATTGTTGTTTCCAACATATAGGTAGTCTAAGTTCCTAATAAAGAGTCTCAGGCTCTGTCTGCCATAGGTTAATCATTCATCACCCCAAAAGTTAAAGACAATAGCTTACTTTCCAAATGACTCCCTGGTAAGTTCAATGTGAGGTAATTTTCAACTATAGGATGAAGGCAAAAAAGTCACATTAACGTGACATTGATTTTACCAACGTAAGAGTTGTGTTGATTGCATTTGAATTTCTTGACTTGCCACTCAAGTAATAAtattacaacaacatacccaatataGTCCCAAGTGGGGTCGGGCGAGGTGTACACAAAATGTTTTTGGTAGACCGTCAGCTCAGAATAAGTCTGGAAGAAACGCAACATTACAAAACAATGAAGAAAGTAAACTATTGAGAGTAAACTAGTATAGATACCCAATGTAATGAAACATAAGTAGTAGTAGAATCGAAAGATAAGACGGTGCtagcacaaaaataatataaaaaatataggaTTTCCAATCCTAGCAAGAAAGGGAGGGAAATAGATACTCAATTTGAAGTGAGTAAACAGAATTAATACAGAtaatgaaacaaataaatagaCAGCTAGTCTCTAGGTGTTTTTTTTGCAATTTGACAAGTGAAACCAACAACCACCTCTTCTTGCACTGTAACTACACTGCTTAAATCTGGAATTTGTTCCTTAGCATCTCAAATCGGAATTGGACTATGCTGGAATGTACATCAAACGTGTTGAAGAGGTGGGTAAGGAGAGGAGGTACTAAGAGCCAGAAGAGATGGTGGAGGTTAATACCATCATGTATATGTTGGTCAGTTTGGAAGGAAAGGAACAATATATGTTTCGACAATAGATCCACTTCCATACACAGGGTCAAATGGAAATGTATAGTATATCTACTTTTTTGGTGTAGACAGTTGTGTACAGTAGATAAAAATCATATTGTACATTTGATAGGAAGTTTGTAATTGACACTTTTTCGTGTTGGCCAGCATGCCCTTAATGCTGAAGAATACAACCTTGCcagtttcaaaaataaataaataaataaatggtcCAGACTAGAGCCTTGCTTTGTCAAAGGGAAGGGAGAAAATGCTTGATAGTATTCAAAATCTCGCTGGCTCTCTAAGTTCTCTAAATTACCCAACACGATCTATTGAAGTATGCCAATCATCTTCGTCTAATGTGTGCATCTTTCGTTAGCACTTTACCGTTCTCATCTTTGATGTACTTCATTTGATCCAAGTCTCAACCTTCCTCTCTCTCACCTTGATGAACCTGCACAACTTCTTATCCCCACTTTTGTCTCTTAACTCATCATCCATGCGTTGAAAGTTGTCGATTTTTGCCAATGGAGTTGCTAACTTCATGTCCTTTTTCATCGCCTTATACCTTACCATGTTCGTCCGACTCTCCTCCTCATCTTCTCTCCACCAATTTTGCATAAGAAGCCTTCTTTGCTTTCATTTGTCTTGTACATCCCATTCCATCCAATCCACTGGATGACCACAAAAGTTGCCCTTCGTAACCCTTATCACCTCTCTTGTTGCTTCCCTGATGAAACTGGATGTCTTATCCCACATGTTGTTCGCATCTCCACTACTCCCCCAAGCCCCCGTTGCCATAAACTTCTCATTTATCTTTCAGGCTTGGGCAGGGGTCAAACAACCCCATTTGATCCTCGATCGATTATACGAAGTCTTCTTCTTCCCCTGCTTCTTAGTTTCGAAGTCCATCACTTGGGGTTTATGATGGGAGTAAGATTCTTTGGGTAAAATCCTCTTGAGTTTGTAGACATTAGAGGTAGCTCATTGGTTCTTTTTAGTTGTAGAGAAGTCCTTTGAGCTAAGAGATCCAGGAAGTAGCTCATATATGTTGTATGGGCTATGGAGAGGAAGAAAAACTTTTTATGGGCAGCATAGTGCAAAAAACATGCTAAATCATGGAAGGGTCGCACCCTAATGCTAGCATTAGTGGCTACTTCTACGACTTGATCCCGTGACCTATAGGTCATTGAGAAAACTTTCCGTTTCTCCAAGGCTCCCATTCAAAGAGAAGCGTTTTATTAAAGTAGGGTTAAATTCAACTTCAACATCATATGATAGTTATGTAGGTGATTGGTTTCATATTGTAGGGATTGGAAATGTGTAGAAGATAAAGACTAAGAACACATGAAATGCAAGATTGTgcaaaaatttatatgaatgGTGCATGCTTTAACCACCTGGGAATTTGCCTATATGAGTTTTGGATACTCAATTTTGGGTTAAGATGGAGGAGGATTATTTCAGTTAGGTAACGGTCTGTGTAAAATTAGTTGGACATTTTAAGTAGAAAAGCTAGATAGAAAATTGGAATTTTACATTGAGGAGAAATCTAGAATTTATTTACATTTAAGAAATGATTGGGTCGGGAATTAATTTGAGCCTTAAATAAAAGGgtataaattttgttgttgctttttTGAGGAGTggaaataatttgatatttgagTTTTGAATATAAGGAGAAATTGTTTTGGTTGGGAAGTGGATGACATGGTAACATAATATAAGTTTGGCATCATTTATGAATGATAAAGATGAGTTTTTTGGTCTGGACTGTGCAGAAAAAATGGCTTTTACAATCAAATCTTACGTCGTCTTGGTTCCAATAGCACATTATTCTCCTCTTTATGCTCGAAGGTTAAATTGGGTCCAA
This genomic window contains:
- the LOC101261222 gene encoding uncharacterized protein produces the protein MEAYNNEEFAIGCALSIKTTLGDEFEAQVIAYDKPSNILVLQEGVSASGPKRDIRLLKANYIKEFSFLGQNQDPLDTSKCYLDLSSLQSREDSALRQAEIDAERFGIGVTAEAQNIFDALSKTLPVRWDKTVIVVMNEVRVSSPYLPESVAGGTPAANERVRKVLELERKRLQSRNTGQ